The following DNA comes from Capsicum annuum cultivar UCD-10X-F1 chromosome 7, UCD10Xv1.1, whole genome shotgun sequence.
TATGGTACTGACTGACGAGACTcagggtggagttaatgataagttggacaTTTAGAGACAGACGTTTTAGTCTAAAGAAtttcggttaagtagaaccaaaacggagtacttggagtatacgtttagtgatgtgtcgcaagaggctggagtggttgtgaagctggactctcaggccattcagaagagggagagtttaaAGTTAtgaggtctatgattcagggaaatgaTAAGATTAGCGAGAATGTCACGCAtcatattggggcagggtggttgaaatggaggctcgctttggaagttttatgtgataaaaaggtgctctgaagcttaaagataagttctacagagtggtagttcgGCCGGCTATATTGtttggagcagagtgttggccagttaagaactcccacattcaaaattTAAAGGTGTCGGTGATGAGAatattgcgatggatgtgtggacataccaggaaaaaTAGGGTGAGGAATatgattattcgggagaaggtgggattttcctcggtggaggacaagatgcgagaagtgaggttacattAGTTCGAGCACGTGTtgaggaggggctctgatgcactagtgcggaggtgtgagacactggctatggataaTTTTAGGCGGGGTaaaggtagaccgaagaaatattggagggaggtgattaggcatgatatggaacagttacaacttacggaggacatgaccctttaTAGGAAAGCGTGGAGCacgcagattagggtagagggttagggggtgagaGTGCGTCGGTAATGGTAGGGGAGCGCTCCTCTgtgtctggagtttcttgttcgtggctagcggtgttagtttattttgcatacctaCTAGTTTATAtacacttatcttttgtgtttgttatactgttagtttgtcttgcgtaccatactagtttatatgcacttatcttttgtgtttgttatactattatcgaTCCTAAGCCAGGGgtttatcaaaaacaacctctctacttttcctgaggtagtggtatggtctgtgtacactctaccctccctagaccccactaggtgaaaatacactgggtatgatgttgttgtacttaaaataaatatttaattttatttattcagtatcaaaaatcaagaaaaaaatattattttatatctattttacccttCTGGTATTAAGTATTAAGTATCAttcatttttctaatatttaagtatTACTCCATCTGTTTCATATtggcaaaaaatataaataccccCTAAACTTGTCACCATAACTTACTTTAGTACTTAAATTTAGCTAATAATTGTTTATCCcccttaataattttaaaatgcaTTATTTTCGCCCCTTTGTGACTTAGACCAAGTCAAGTCTGAGTGTTGTATAACCACTCGCGATTTGATTCGTCCACATTATCAATTAGTCAAATTTAACCTGcatcaaattatttaaaaaaaataattttatttaaatttctaaaaattctttttaattttttcatccaCCGTTCTTTCAGAACCACAGACACCGTCGCCGTCCAACACCCACCACCAACTATTTTTCATCCTCTTCATTACCGTCGTTGGAGAATTTACAAAATTCAGCACCACTACTACCGCCATCACCAGAGCCATCAACTCCACAATACCATCACCACCGTCAACTCCAGAATCAATACAACCCCGTCGTTGTCGATTCCACAATTTCCACCACCTTTACTAATATCACTCCAAAAAATTTCGCGATGATAGTAAATTTCACAACATCcatcaccaacaccaacaatttcACAACACTCATCATCAATACCAACAATGTCAACTAAAAATTTGGCatcaagaataataaaacaacaataacaacatacccagtgtattcccacctagtggggtctagggagggtagagtgtacgcagaccataccactacctcaagagaagtagagaggctatttccgatagacccccggcttagaaccaataacagtataacaaatacaaaaagtaggcGCAtataactagtatggtacacaaaacaaactaaccgtataacaaacacaaaagataagtgcataataaactagtacgggatgcaaaaaagtcaacaccactagccccaaactacagccacaacactacgaactagaaactccagacccaaaggagAACTCCCCTATTACTAGCTCCGCGCTTCGACCccttaaccctctaccctaatccgcgtcctccacaccttcctatcaaggattatgtcctctgtaagctgtaactgttccatatcatgcctaatcatctccctccaatatttatttggtctacctctagcccgcctaaaatcatccctagccagagtctcacacctccgcattaaagcatcagggcccctcctcatcacatgtccgaaccaacgtagcctcacttctcgcaacttatcctccaccgaggcaactctcaccttctcccaaataatctcattcctcaccttatctttcctggtatgtccacacatccatcgcaacatttgCATCTCTgtcaccttcaccttttggatgtaggagttcttaactggcaCATCaagaataatacaaaaataaatttataatgaaATTAAAGAATGATGGAAGGAGATTGAAGTAGTGAAGAATGTAAGGGGTGGTGGCCTGTGGAGCAGCGGGAATGAAACAACACGGTCACCACCCTTAACACTACAGTACCCACGGTGACTCACAAACCCACCATTAACATTGACCACCGGCACGAACAATTTCATTTTTCCAATGGAACACCCTCCTCACAATCTTTAAAGTATAAAATCTTTAAAGTATAATAATTACACTCTTTAATAAGCGCAATATATACCTCCAATAGAAAACGAACATCGATGaaggaagaggaaaaaaaatcttgatttagtgaagaaaTAGTAGTACCAGTAGTATAAGTTTAGCACTTTCTATCCAAATCCACAAAACCTAAATATCTAAGGGGAGTTTGGTATAGTTGAGTGTGGTGGTAGTTCGCTATccaatcaagaaattaaaattagagtgcattttctttctttatattggtggaatggaagaGGTGGGGGTGGAGATGATGACAGGGGAGGAGTAATGGAAGAGGTTGGTGAATTGTACAGATGTAGGTGGTGTTGAATGAAGAAGAAAGGTGAATTGAGGAAGAGGggaaagaaataaatgaatttggattaaaaaaaaggtaaaaagaagtAAATAAATTGAGATTTGGtcaattttttatccttttttttttcattatcatgCGAGATTGAGAGAGTGGAAACACTTTTCCTGCTAAATGAGCTATTAAATTCACTTGAAACAACAATAAGGGATAAATAATTTCTAGTGAAGTTTAAGTGTTAAGTTTTGGTGACAAGTTTAGGAGACATTTATGTTTTTTTCCTTTCATATTAGTTGCCCCCCATGAACTTGAcacattcattaagaaaaaaaattattagagatttattttaccaaattagtcttattaattatgctttaaaaatataaatttaagtttataCACTTTATTTTGTCATTAATTATAGAGGTAATATCGAAAGAACATAATaatattctcttgattttataaaaaggacaactaaattgaaacaaatatttttagaaagaaggtcaatttattcaaaaaagaagaaatattaagGATCTTCTAAAGGACAAAGTGTGTACTTGAAAGTTCTGGGTACTTGTGCCTTTTCCAGTTGTTTGATACCTAGTAAAGAGGTAGCTTATTCCTGTACTAATTTATATAAAAGTTATACAATATATGATTGCTAGTTAAGAAGTAAGTTATTCATTCATAAGATTAATACGATGTTTGATTTGCAATTTTAAAATCCGCATAGCtaattcatgtataagttatgaaGAAATTGGTGTATTATCTTATGGAGAGTAGAAGATGAAATGGCTAATATATGTATAAACTAATAACCGTATAACTAatatgtgtattattaatacctgCATAATTCTAACCAGCTATCAATCGATCAGTCAGTGATTGAGAGTGCATTAATATTGGCCACTAAAAGAAATTCCGTTTGGATTTCTCCACTTGAAAAACAGGCTTATATAAAAAAGAACAGATTGTACTATTTTGGAGGATTTGGTCCCAAATTTAAATGCTAGTGTCTACAAATTACAAGAAGATAAGGGTAGCTAGACATAATCCAAAATGATTGGAGTGAAGTGTATGTTTATGGCAAAAGCTCACACAATTCTTGCATCTTCATCTCAACCTACTGACCCTTTACCTTCAAAGTTAAAACCTCCATTCCTCAAAAGCCAAACAACACTTgagcagaagaagaagcagaaTCAAAGGAAACTCTCAGTTGCAGAGATTGAAAGAGCTATTGGTGCTGGCATTTTCAGAGACAGGGATACCAGCAGGCACTGCTAaaacttcactatttctgttgAAATTTCCCACTGAAAATTGTTCAATGGCTATTTTCACAAATATTATTCCCGCCGTCTTTTTCTAGTGAGCTGGTCCTCGTGGGGAAATGGGTGGGGAAATCATATTTTATAGCACAAATTTCCAATTGATTCGCGGTGGGAAAAACCTCCGTTTCTAGTAGTGAGGCGCCCCTTttacttcatcaaacatatatgATTCAGATACATACATACTACAAtctcaatttctttttctttttttttggtttgttaaGGGATGCAAAGGAGAGCAAGACACTGTTTGATTCAATTTTGTCAAATTCTGTTGGGGAGAATGAAGGGGATGTTGAGAAGAAGCTAAGACAAACTGGTGAATGGCTTGTTGACAAAACTGAAAACACATCTGCCTCTGCTGGTAATTAATTaatctattttcttttatttacttccATGTGCTAGTATTAAATGAAAACAATTTGTCTCAGGAAAACAAATTTTACTCGCTGTGTTTCAATGGATTCTACCAATGTGGATTCTTGCATTTCTTCTGGCTTCTGGGATGCTCAACCTACCATTCACCACTCCATTTCTTGATGACTTGCTTTTGTAAAGAGTTGCCCCTTGCATACCAGTTTCAACTTATGTTACTTTCCTTCGTATTAAAAGTGTACTAGTAGTAGTATACAAGTGTTGAACTATAGGCCATTACTAGTGCTAAGAGTAGCTTGTTACAAAACCCTAACACAAAATGGTGTTACTATCAATTctacagtaaaaaaaaaaaaaaaaaggcatccCAATGCAGTAAAGCTCCCCCTATGCGCAGGTTCGAGGAAGGATCAAACCACAAGGTTTTATTGTACGGAGCattacatttctgcaagaggttgttACCACCCGATCAATTCTAAAGTTGaaatgagaaaaacaaaaagatgtcAACTTGTCTGATAACGAAAAAGAAGTCATCCCTCAACGTGTAACACAAAACAAAATACACCAACATTCAAAGTAagtgtttttttgttttagtttctttccttttcaatttcatgtttttaaAAGTTGGTACATTATTCATTTTCTAAGAATATTAAATCAACTAAAGCTTTCaaaaaattaacaacaacaacatatccagtatatttccaccaagtggggtctggggagggtaagtctacgcagtccataccactacatcaaatgtgagatagagaggttgtttcctatagacccccggctcaaaatagaacaatctaAGTTAAGGAACAGTAACAGTAAGAACAGTAAAAGAACAAGATATAATAGGGATTAGCAAactcaataataccataaacaacATACTCCAAGTAACACACCAAAAGATACAATAACCTaaactcagactaaccttctaccctaattcaccTCCTCAacaacttcctatccagggtcatgtcctcttgGTAAGCTGGAGTTGCTCCATGTCaggtctaatcacctccctccaatatttcttcgatctacctctaCCACGcttgaaattaaataacaaataaatcatgATGACAAAACACAAAAGTAACAGGGGAGcagaaaaactaaaaaactggACGATTGAAATTTTTATTAGTACAAAGAACAAAACCAAAGGCATAGCCATAATCTATTAAGAGCTTTAAACTCTATATTACAAGAACCACTCTCCTTCACGACGGAACTGAGAAATGGAGAGACTGGCAAGAGAAAGTTGCAGCATCTGTTACTTGCCTTTATCATAGTCACTACTGCTCAGAAGCAGATGCAGGAGTTGTTTTCACAGAAGGATTGTAGACACTGAACTCCCCGAATTCTCTTCTACCACTGGCAAAAATATATGCCATATCAGTGCCTTTGAACAGAGAAAAATAATTGTCACCAAAAAGTCATAGATCCAAGATCGACAACTAAACCTGAATTGCTTCCACAAACTAAAGTTGCACGTCTATATGATCTGTGATCTATGCCTCTAAGAATGCTGATTAACAGCTTCAACACTTTCCTTGATATAAAGATGCATCAGACAAGATATATAGCATTTGACCAGAAAAATGATGGAACCTTCCATTTTAAGGTTACTGGaagaaaaatgataagaaaatgctGCTAGTTTTCGAGCAGTAGGAGGGAGGACATGTTTATTTCTTAGATGCATCAACTCTCATTGCGCCAAGTATTTatccatccccaaaatgacaAAATTCACCACTTGTGTGTAGTTATGCAAATTTACGCCAGCACATGTTGCTGGGATTGATTTTATTCTATAATGTGTTCTATTACTACATTTCAGACGCAAAAGTGTCCCTAATCATGCTCTACTAGCAAAACATTCATAATTAAACTCCTCAAACAAACTACGGTTTTAACCTCTCATCTTGTGGTAGTATCTTGAAGCTAAAAGGTAGATATTAAAATGAAAGGTCAAATATCATTTTATATTAATTGTAT
Coding sequences within:
- the LOC107878224 gene encoding probable NAD(P)H dehydrogenase subunit CRR3, chloroplastic; translation: MIGVKCMFMAKAHTILASSSQPTDPLPSKLKPPFLKSQTTLEQKKKQNQRKLSVAEIERAIGAGIFRDRDTSRDAKESKTLFDSILSNSVGENEGDVEKKLRQTGEWLVDKTENTSASAGKQILLAVFQWILPMWILAFLLASGMLNLPFTTPFLDDLLL